In the genome of Candidatus Poribacteria bacterium, the window GGACGCGTCGGGCAGGCTACATGGAGTAGATCATCCGGTTCGCTTCATCGAAGTCGGGCTGGAGCGGGTCGGTGGACAGGAAAAGCTTCTGGTACGGCTCGTAGAGCTGGATGTAGCTCCAGTTGACGCCGCACAGAATCTTGCTCTCGTTCGCCAGTTTGACGAACTTTCCTCGGAACTTGGCGCGTGTCGTCTCCGGCGGGTTACGCATCGCGTGCTGGATCTGCTCTTCGGTCACGACGCGCTCCATCAGGCCGCGCCGCTCCATGCCGTAGAAGATGCCCTTGTTCGTATCGATGTTATGGTACTCGAGATCGAGCCGCAGCGTCGCGTAGCTGTCCCACTCGATGCCCCGCGACGCGACGTAGGACTCGATGATCTTTCGTTTGGCGACCCAGTCGAGGTACCGATCCAGCGATTCCGGGTCTTCTTCCAGCCCGCTCAGAACCAGGTCCCACCGCCGCAGCGTGTCGCGGATCACCGGGTCGCGGTCCCTGGCGAAGTACTTCTCGGCAAGGGACCAGTACTCCCGTTGGAGCGCGACGGCGGACATCTTCTTGCCGCTCTGCAGTTCGATCTCGCGCTTGCACGTCAGGTCATCGCTGATCTGCATGATGGCGCGCACCGATTCGCGGAGCTCCAGCCGCTTGTCGAGGGCGTTTTCCTCGATCATCTGGAGCACGAGCGCGGTAGTCGCCACCTTCAGGTGCGTGACGAACTCGGACATGTTCGAGTCGCCGACGATGACGTGCAGGCGGCGGTACTTCTCGCGGTCGGCGTGGGGTTCGTCGCGCGTGTTGATGATGCCGCGAGCCGTCGTCGTCGCGATGGAGATGTCTTCGCGGATGTGCTGGGCGCGCTGGGAGATCGCGAAGCGTCCCCGGTTCTCCGGTCGCACCTTTCCCGCTCCGCAGTAGACTTGCCGAGACACGAAGAACGGGATGAGCTGCGTCGCCATCTGCCGGAACCCGATGTTCCGGTCCATCAGGTAGTTCTCGTGGCATCCGTACGTATTTCCGGGCGTGTCCGTGTTGTTCTTGAACACGGAGATGCGGCTCATGAAGCTGTCCTGGCGCATGCGCTTCTCGGCGGAAGCCGCCAGGGACTCGATGATGCGCTCGCCCGCGCGGTCGTGCATGACGAGCTCGAGAACGTCGTCGCACTCCGGCGTCGCGTACTCTGGGTGGCATCCGATGTCTTGGTAGAACCGCGCGCCGTTCTCCAGGAACACGTCGGGGTACATCCTGCCCGAGATGATCTCCCGGAAGAGGTACATGACGGCGTTCTGGATCGACAGGGCTTTGCCGCCCCGGCGGTCTGAGGAGCAGATGATTCCGTACTCGTTCTCGAGTCCGAAGATGCGCCGCTTCACAGACCGACCTTTCGGACGGTGGGCAGGACGCGGTTACGATGCCACGTCGCCGATCAGGTCGGCGATTTCCTCGCTTGCCAGTCGGCGGAACTTTCGCCGCCCGCGATGCCGATCCAAGACAGCCACCTCGAGCCGCTCGCTGGAGATCTCTTCACGAGCCCCTTCCGCTTCGTCCTGATCGGTCTCGTCGCCCTCCCGCACGGTGCGCAGGGCGTCCAGCGCCAACCGCACTGCCGCGTCCAATGCCAAGCCTTCAGCGAACCGCTCGAGAAGCCAGGACCGGAGCGCTTCGGCTTTCCCTCCGATCACGGACACGTTCTTGTCTTCGGAGAGTCGACCGTCGTAGGAGATGCGATAGAGGCGCGTCGGAGATATGCCGGGCTCACCGACTTCCGCGACGAGGAGCTCAATCTCGAGCGGCTTCGCGTCGAACTGTCGCCAGACGTTCCCGACGTACTGCGAGTAGAGGTTCGCGAGCCATCGCGCGGTGACGTCCTCGCGTGAGTAAGTATACCCCTTTACCTCGGAGTGCTCAATTCCCACCATTCGCAGCGGATCGTACTCCTGGAAGCTGCCGACGCCTGCGAACGCGATCCGGTCGTAGACCTCGGACACCTTGTTGAGCGTGGAACTCGCGTTCTCCGCGATGAACGCGACTCCATCGGCGTACTCGACGGCGAGAACCTCGCGGCCCAGCTCGATGCCCCGCCGCGCGAGCTCGTCCTTTTCCTGCATGATTTGTTCGGGCGACACAAGCAGCGGCGATGGCATGTAGACCCTCGCATCGGGTGGCGGCGTTCCAGTCGGACGTTTGTCGAGGCTGTGTGGGGAGAGGATATCGCCGACCGCGCAGGCGGGTCAATTCGGCGAGGCAATATAAAGAGCCGCCAGTGCGTGCGATGCACCAGCGGCAAAGAAAGAGGTCAACTGAATTCTCCACAATGATAACCGCTTTGGTCAGGTTCGGCAACGCGCGCGGTCCCACGCGCCGATGCTGCCATCGCCATGGAGCCCATGGCAGAACGCGCCTCCGTCCGTGTTGATGACCTTCCGCCGCCGTGGTAGACTAGGCTTCCTGCTGTGACACCCTCGCGCAAGGATGACCCCTATGGCGGCGGACGTGGGAACGCAAGTGGATCGAGCGGCGAGGAGAGCGCTCGAAGTCGTGTCGTTGCCAGTGGCGAGGGCGTCCGTGTGGTTGGGCGTGTCTCCCGACGTACTGACCGCACTAGGATTCGTCGGCAACGTCGTCGTCGCGGCTCTCATCATCCAGGGGCGTCTTGCCATCGCCGGGGTCGTCATGATCTTGGCAGGCCTGTTCGACGCGCTCGACGGCGCGGCGGCGCGGCTCGCCGAGCGCGCGGGGAAATCGGGCGCGTTGCTTGATTCGGTCATCGACCGATACGCGGAGTCCGCGGTGTACATGGGGCTACTGATCTACTTCTTCAGAGCGAACCATCTGCTCGGAGTGGCGTTGGCGTTCCTCGCCATCATCGGTTCGCTGCTGGTCAGCTACATCCGGGCTCGGGCTGAAGGCCTCAACATCCAGTGTCGCGTTGGGTTGATGCAGCGCGGCGAGAGGATCGTGCTGCTCGCCGTCGGACTGATCTGGGGCACGTGGTGGCCCTTCGAGTGGGCGTCGTCGTCGCTCGGATCGGCTCCGTTCCTGGTCTTCTGCCTCGGTGTCCTTGCCCTGCTGGCGCATATCACGGCGCTGCACCGCCTGATCTTCTCCTACAACGCCCTGCAGCGTGCTGCCCGTTCCTAGGTCTGCGGTCAGAGCGCGAGATCGAACTCACCGAGGATTTCCCATGGGCTCCATGCTCCGATGCGACCGAGTTGCCGCTGTCGTCCTGCTGCTGGCGCTGGCGCTTCCCGCGTTCTGCCAGGTCGGCGAGGATGCAGACGTGTCCATGCGACCCGAAGGGCTGATCGCATACGTCGAGCAGCGCCCCAAACCGACGCGCGACGGCATCGCCGCCTTCTTCGGGATCGCCAAGTTCCTGCGAACGTCCAACATCTACGACCAGTTCTCGTTCGACGTTTTCACGATGCGCTCAGATGGCACGGATCGCCGCCAACTGACCACCGACGGCATGAACCGCAACCCGGTCTGGTCGCGCGACGGGAAGTGGCTGGCGTACATCAACGGTCCCCAGCAGATTCAGAGCCTGTTCGTCGTGCGAGCCGATGGCACGGGGCGTCGCCCCCTCTTGGATCGCGAAGTCGCCATCCGGGCGTTCTGGTGGTCGCTCGACAGCACGCGTCTGCTCGTAGCTGTCGCGTCTCGGCGAGGCGGAGTCGAGCTCGAGGGGCGCGTGATCCAGGTGGAGACAGGCGACGTGAGTCGGCTCTCGAATAGCGACTGGATGCGCGGCTGGAATCACTGGGAACCGGGCAAGACCGAAGTCGTCAATCCGCGCACGCGCCTGTTGGACGCGCTGGCGGGCGTCGAGTTCCCCTACTGGTCGCCGGATGCCCAGTTCGTCGCGTTCGTTCGGGACGGCTCTCTGGCGCTGGCGCACGTGGAGACGGTGTCATCCAGCGGGCAGTGGTTCCTCTTCAACAACGAGCCCCCAGCCGACGGCATCTTCGACTGGTCCTGGGACGGTCAGAGCCTGCTCTTCCAGATCGCCGGGAGCCCTGCCATCGCTACGCTGGCAGACGGGAAGTGGGGCGACATCATACCCATTACGACTCGTCGAGCCCAGGCGGCGTCTATCAACGACACAGGATCGCGCGTCGCATTCACGACGGTTCCGCCCGGTCAGAGGAATGCGGAGATCTTCGTCGTCGACCGGACGGGTGACAACGAGACGCGTCTGACTCACTCCATCGTGAACCACCTCGATCTGCACTGGCAGCCTGTGACGACGACGCCCATCGGCGCCGCCCAGGGCGAGTAGCCGATTCCGCGTGACATCGAGACCCGCCCATCTGCCGGTCACGGCTTGACAGCTTGTGCGCGGCGAGACAATACTTTAGGAACGCTACGTAAGCCACTCGTCGACTGATTACCCTCCTCTCGCTTCCGAGTCGCCCACAACGACCCGGGGCTTCGACTTCCCACCCCAGAGCCAGTTCCTTCCATCCTCCACGGCGCGTTGACGCCGGATCGAGACTGGAGCATCGGATCCATGAAACACGTGGCGATCGGTGTGGTATGTGTTTCTCTGTTTCTGACGGCTTGCGGCAACGGCGGACCCTCCACCCAAGGCAAGTCCTACACGCAGTGGGCGAAGCTGATGGCATCCCAAGACGAGTCAGACCGTCAGAAGGCTGCCCACGCCCTCGGCGCGGCGGGCCCCACGGCGATTCCAACGGTCGTTGGGGTGCTCAACGGCGACAGCCCGGAAGGCAGCGTCGCCGCTGTGACGGCGCTTTGGGTCATGGGAATCCCAGCGGTTCCCGAGCTCATCAAGGCGTTGAGCCATGCTGAACCGACTGTGCGGTGCAAGGCTGCCGAAGCGCTCGGAGCGGTAGGCATCAGCGCCGACTCGGCGGTTCCCGCGCTGGTTTCGGCGATCGATGACAATCACGCCGAAGTTCAGCGCAAAGCGATGGACGCCGTCGTCAAGATGGGAGCGAAGGCTAAGCTGGCGGTTCCAGCGCTGATCGCCGTGCTGACGAGTGCCGACGAGCAGTTGAAGGTCTGCGCAGCCAGATCCCTGGCGACGTTGGGACCCGACGCGCGCGAAGCGCTACCGGCTCTGATGGAGATCGCTCAGGCTCCCGACCCGCTCGGGTCTACTGCGCGAGCTGCGGTGGAGCGGATCCGCTAGGAGTCGGGTCCATCAACGTGCTGTCGCGGGCGGTGAGACGGTAGGTCTTGCCGACCGGCGTCCGCACGAGCAAAGCCCCATCGTCGTCCAATCCTGAGGCGACGCCGTCGATGACGGCGTCGCCCGACCGTACGCGGACGAGCGTTCCCAACGTCGTCGTCCGTCGGGATGCCTCGGCGATGAGGGCTTCGTGTTCCCCCTCCTGAAGCTTCCAGTAGAGCGGCTCGAACGACTTGAGGATCGATGCCAAGAGCCCGGTTCGGCTCACGGGTCCGCCGCTCGCGTACGCCAGGCTGGTTGCGGTCGCCCGAAGCTCCTCCGGCAGATCGGATTGCGCCGCGTTCACGTTGATACCCACACCCGCGACCCAGCACCCGCGCCCCGATTCCGGACGAGCCGCCTCGATCAGTATCCCGCCGACCTTCATTTCCTCGACCGTGATGTCGTTGGGCCACTTGATGGCGGGTCGCGCGCTGGTCGCCGATTCCACGGCGCGGCAGACGGCGACTGCCGTCGCTAGTGTCAGCAGAGCCGGGCGCGCGATGCGAGCTCGGGGCGCCAACAGCAGCGAGAAGAGCAGGTTCTCACGCGGCGCAGAGTGCCAGCTTCTTCCGAATCGCCCTCTGCCGCGAGTCTGGTGCTCGGCGACGATCAGAGCGCCGTCAACGCCTCGACCATGCGCAGCCAGATCGAGTGCGACGTCGTTGGTCGAACCGACGCACTCGTAGGCGATGATGGCGGAGCCCAGCGAGCACCCGTCGAGTAGTGGGCGTAGCGCCTCTTCGGTCAGCGGCTCGTCGTGGCTCATATGGAGCCTGGTGCGCGCACAACCGTGTCCAGCCCGATGTCCAACGGTGGGGCGCTCGTGATGGCGCTCGTGGAGATGATGTCCACGCCGGTCGCGGCGTAGTCGCGGACCGTCTCAAGCACGATGCCGCCGGACGCCTCCAGAAGCGCTCTGCCTTGCGCGCGCTCGACCGCCGCGCGAGTCCGAGCCGGTGTCATGTTGTCGAGGAGGACGATGTCCGCGCCGGCTTCGAGCGCTTCGTCGAGCTGCTCCAGCGTATCGACTTCGATCTCGACCTTCATCGTGTGAGGCGCTCCCGCTCGGGCGGATCGGATCGCCTCCCGCACCGATCCGCAGACGGCGATGTGGTTGTCCTTGATGAGGATGCCGTCGAACAACCCGAACCGGTGATTGCTCCCGCCGCCGACGCGCACAGCGTACTTGCTCAGCGCGCGCCAGCCGGGGATCGTCTTGCGCAGATCGACGACGCGGACGGGATAGGGCTCCACAGCGGCAACGAACTGCGCCGTTGCCGTGGCGATGCCGCAGAGCCGCTGCAGGAAGTTCAGCGCGGTGCGCTCAGCCGCCAGGATCGACCGGGCGTTGCCGGAGACGTTCGCAATCGGCTCTCCTGCCACGAGCCGGTCGCCGTCGCGCATCGCGGCGTCGATGCGGACTCGATCGTCCACCCGGTGGAACACGGCGGCGACGACGTCGATGCCGGCGAGCACGCCTTCGACCCGAGGCACGATGATCGTGTCGGCGGTGGCATCCGGCGGGATCGTCACCGAGGAGGTGATGTCCCCTCCTCCGACGTCTTCCTGCAGGGCGAGGTCGAACAAAGCGCGGACGTTCGGATCCGACAAGATGGACATCGTCACTTCCAGTGGGTCGCGATGAGTGTGCCGAAGCGAGGGTCCTCGCGCAGTTCGTCGAATGCCGGGTCGCGGTCGATCGCGTAGACCCTCGCGCTGTCCAGCGCCAGCACCTGCGTCAGGCTGTCGATGGCGTCGGGAAGGCGCTTCATCGCGGTGTACACGCGCGCCAGGGCGTAATGCGCGTCGGCGGAGGTCGGTTCCAGCTCGACGCTCTCCTGAATCGCCTCCAGCGCGTCGGTCAGCCGCTCCGCGTTCAGATAGGCGACGCCGAGGTTCCGCAAAGCGAGAGAGCGCTGCTTGAACCTGGGGAAGGAAGCCGCTTGTTGGAAGTGCTCGATCGCCTGCTGGTAGTCGCCGTCGGCATTGAGGAGGGTTCCGAGAGCGTTGTGGGCTTCGGGGAACTTGGGTCGGAGCCGGACCGCCGCCTCGAGCTCCGTCTTCGCCTCCACGGTTCGACGCGCCTCGATGAGCTGAACCGCCTTGTTGTAGCGCTCGATGGCTTCGCGCCGTGCGCAGCTAGGCAGGACTGCCGTCAACAGGAGCAGAGCGACTCCCAGGAGCGCGTGTCTGCGCAGATGCCGCATCGGATCGTATCCTCCCTCTGCGCTGGGGCGCCCGTTACCGGACGTCCCAGCGCCAGGAGCGAGTTGTCTACGACTGCGTCTCGTTTCGGCTGAGCACCTTGTTGATGGCGTCGAGCAGCGCGATGACGCTCGCCTCGATGATGTCGGTGCTGCTTCCGACGCCGACGTAGTTCCGTCCGTCCTGACGGACTCGGACGGTCACTTCGCCGAGTGCGTCCTTGCCGCCGGTCACGGCGTGGATCGCGTAATCGGTCAGCTCCAGCTTGACGTTCGTGATGCGTTCCACGGCTCGGAACGACGCGTCGACGGGTCCGTCGCCGCTGGCAGCCTCCTCGAGCACCTGGTCATCTCGGCGGAGCCCGACCGTGGCGGTCGGAACCAGCTTGGTTCCACTGATCACCTGGACGTGCTCAAGAACGTACACCTGCGGCACGAGCCGAATCTGATCCTTGACGATGGCTTCCAGGTCGGCGTCATGGACCTCCTTCTTCTTGTCCGCCAGGGCGAGGAAACGCTCGTAGGTCTGGTCGAGCTGTTCATCCGTCAATTCATAGCCGAGCTCGCCCAGACGATGCCGCAGGGCGCGCCGACCGGAGCGCGGGCTCAGGACGATCTTGCTCGCCTGGATGCCGACATCCGTCGGATCCATGATCTCGAACGTGTTCCGTTCCTTGAGGACGCCGTCCTGGTGGATGCCGGAGCTGTGCGCGAACGCATTGGCTCCGACAATCGCCTTGTTGGGCGGAACCGGCATGTTCATCAGCCGCGACACGAGGCGGCTCGCCGGGACGATCTCGCGCGTGTTGACGCCTGTATGGGCGTCGCCGAACACGTCGCGGCGCGTCGCCAGCGCCATGACGCACTCTTCGAGGGACGTGTTCCCGGCGCGTTCGCCGACGCCGTTCACGGTGCACTCGATCTGCCGCGCGCCGTTGGCGACGGCGGCGAGGGCGTTCGACGTCGCCATGCCCAGGTCGTCGTGGCAATGGACGCTGATGCGGGCGTTCCGAGGGGCTGCCACTTCTTCGACGACCCGTCGGATCAGCTCGCCGAACTGCGTGGGAACCGCGTAGCCGACCGTGTCCGGGATGTTGATGATCGACGCGCCCGCCTCGATGGTCGCGGCGACGACTTCGTGCAAATAGACCGGATCGGTCCGGGTCGCGTCCATCGGCGAGAACTCGACCGTCTCGCACAGCGAACGCGCCAGCCGGACGGCGCGCACCGCCATTTCGAGGACCTCCTCGCGTCCCTTGCGCAGCTGCCCGCGCAGATGGATCTCCGAGGTTCCAACGAACGTGTGGATGCGCGGCTTCTCCGCGTGTTTGACCGCTTCCCAGCAGGCGACGATGTCGCGCTCGACGACTCGGGCGAGTCCGCAGACCTCGACGCCATGGACCTCTGCCGCGATCCGGCTCACCGCCTCGAAATCCGCTGGCGAGGAGATGGGAAAGCCGGCTTCGATGATGTCGACGTTCAGCCGGGCGAGCAGCTTGGCGATCTCGAACTTCTCGTCGATGCTCAGGGCGGCTCCCGGCGATTGCTCGCCATCCCGCAGCGTCGTGTCGAAGATGTGGACCCGGTTCGCGTCGGGAATCCCTGCGCTAGGCATGTTCGTGTTCCTCAGTGGATCGGTCGTTGTCTGTCGTGAGAGACGAGGGACGACGAGCTAAGGTCGCCGGGGTCCTCAGGGGCTTCGCGGCTGGCAAGTCCCATCTCCCTCACCTCCTTCCTGTGTCGGCGCGCCGTCCACCGAAGACGGCGATCTCAAAGACCTTCATGTAGCAGTCGACGTCCTGATAGCCGATCTCCCGAAGCCATTCGCACTGCGTCTCGACGGGTGCGAGGATGTTCGCCGCCTTGTCGGGGCGGTAGTAGTACTCGCGGGCGATCTCGTCGCGCGTCTTGCCGCTGGGCTGAGCCGAGTGCCACGCGAAGAGCGCGTCGATGAACAAGCTATCGAAGAGCTCCGTGACCCACGCCGTCGGTGACGACACGTGCTCGATGTGCACAAACGCCGCTCCTGGCGAGAGGAGCTCGTGAACCTCGGCGTAAAGCGCTCGCTTCCGCTCGTCCGGCAGATGGTGGATGGCGAACCCGGAGACGATGGCGTCGTACGGGGCATCGTCACGGATCGACTCGACCCACTGAGGTTCGCGCAGATCCGCTTTGGTCAGAACCACGCGCTCTCCGACATCGTGCATCGCCTCGGCTGCGGCGGTGAGCATCGCGTCGGAGAAGTCCACGAACACGCCCCGCGCAGCCGGGAACGCTTGCAGTAGAGACGCTCCCAGCAATCCGTTGCCGCATCCGAGATCGAGAACCCGCTCGACGCGTTCGCGGCTGGCTCTGACGACCCGCACCATCGTGTCGATCTGCTCGTTCGCCCGCGGGATGGCAGAGCGGATGCCCTTCAGGTACGTCTTCGCCAGTTCCGGCGACTTCCACACATCCGCCATCACCCTCTCCCTTCGGTCCGCCATCACCCTCTCCCTTCAGGGAGAGGGCAGGGGTGAGGGTCCTTCATGCCAACACGCTCCTGATATGCCTGCCATATTGCGCTTTGCACAGACTCGAACTCACCCATCACCTGGTTGTTCCAGAACCGAGGGACGCGGAATCCTAGAGCCGTCAGGTGCTCATCTCGCCGCCGGTCGTCTTCCGTCGTGTCTGCATGATGTCCGCCGTCCAGCTCAATGACGGGCCCTCGCTTGCGGCACACGAAATCGACGACGTACCTCCCGATCGGGTGCTGCCGACGGAACCGCGCTTCTGCGAATGCCTCGCTGCGGAGCCAACGTCACAGCTTTCGTTCGGCATCAGTCTGGCTCTGTCGCAACCCCCGCGCGATGCGTGTCTTCCAGTGGACCGATGACGGTTCGCGCATCGGAATCCTGCTCGGGCCCTCACCCTACCCTCTCCCTGAAGGGAGAGGGTTCCCGGGCCCTCCTGACGATTCTGCAACTCGCTCCACGCTGAGGGTTGCGGCGTGCTCACCGAGGCTGTGCTCCTTGACGAACGCATCGCTGGATGGGCTCTCGTCCACTCGGGCGGTCAGCGTCTCAGCGACCACGTAGTCGCGGAACCGCGCGAACGCCTGAGCCACGTCTCCGGCGCTCTGAACCGTCAGGACGATCCGGTCGGCAATGTGGAAGCCAGCTTCCTTGCGCATCGTTTGGATGCGGTTCACGAGCTCTCGCGCGAGCCCCTCAAGGCGGAGGTCATCGCTGATGGCAGTGTCCAGCGCGACGAAGGCTTCGTCCTCCTGGACGACGGCAAACGGCTCGCGACCCTCGAGGCGGATATCCACGTCGTCCGATGCCACGACGTACTCCGCGCCGTCGATGGACAGCCGGACCTCGCCGTTCGCGGCGAGCTTGGAGCGCAGCGAGACGGGGTCGGTTCCCGATCCGAGCTCGCGCGCGATGGCTTGCACTGCCTTTCCGAACTTGGGTCCCAGCGTGCGGAAGTTCGCCTTCACGGTGAACTCGGCGTAGTCCTCCAGGCGATCCCCCCACTCGACCGACTTGACGTTGAGCTCGTCCAGAACCGTTGCGAGGAGACTGGTCAGCGCGTGCCGTTCGTCGTCGGTCAGTCCGCCGACAACGATCCGCGACAGCGGTTGGCGAACGCGGATTTTCCGATCGTTCCGCGCTGCGAGACCCATGCGCACGACCTTCCGGGCGAGCTCCATCGAACGCTCCAGGTCGGCGTCGATCAGCGATTCGTCGGGCTCGGGGTAGTCGACGAAGTGGACGCTCTCGGGAGCCGCCGGGTCGAGCGACGTAACGAGGTTCCCGTAGATCTCTTCCGCAAGAAACGGGGCGAACGGAGCCAGCAGCGTCGCCACTCCCACCAGCACGTCGTGCAGCGTCCCAAACGCGGCGAGCTTGTCCCGTTCCACGTTCCAGAACGCTCGGTGCGCCCTCTCCTCGGAGTCGTCGTCCGACGCGCCGGTTCCCCAGAAGCGGTCGCGGCAGCGGCGGACGTACCAGTTGCTGAGATCGTCCACGAACTCCTCAAGGGCTCGCGTCGCCTGGGTGATCTGATAGTCCTCCATCTCGGTGCGGACCTTGCGGACCGTCGAGTGGAACCGAGACAGGATCCATCGATCCATGAGCGGCCGAGACTTCGGAGCCGGGGCTCCGCTCTGCGGATCGACGCCGTCCGCGTTCGCATAGAGGACGAAGAACCCGTAGACGTTGTAGAGGGTTCCCAGGAACCCCTTGACGACATCACTGACGGCGTCTTCGCCGAAAACCCGTCGCTGCCACGGCGGCGCGACGGTGTAGAAGTACCACCGCGCGGCGTCGGCTCCCTGCCGGTCGAGCACGCGGTTCGGATCGACGGCGTTGCCTCGGCTCTTGCTCATCTTCTGCCCGTCGGCTCCCAAGACGAGCTCCAGGCAGAGGCAGTTGCGGTAGGCGACGTCGTCGTAGAGGAACGCCCCGGTCGCCAGCAGGCTGTAGAACCAGCCGCGCGTCTGGTCGATGGCTTCGGAGATGAAGTCAGCCGGATAGCTGGCGGCGCGCCGTTCCTCGTTCTCGAAGGGCGCGTGCCATTGCGCGGTGTGGGCGCAGCCGGAGTCGAGCCACGCGTCGGCGACCTCCGGGATACGGCGCATCGTGCCGGAACACTCCGGACACGGGAACTCCACGGCGTCGATGTAGGGGCGATGGAACTCCAGGTCCGCCGGCGCATCGGGCGCGAGCTCCCGCAACTCGCTCTCGCTGCCGACACACAGCGTGCGGTTGCAGTCCGTGCAGCGCCAGATGGGCAGAGGCGTGCCCCAGTAGCGCTCGCGAGAGACCGCCCAATCGACGTTGTTGTCGAGCCAATCACCGAACCGCCCTCGCCGGATGTGATCCGGATACCAGCGGACCGAGTCGTTCAGCTCGACCATGCGGTCCTTGTACGCCGTCGTTTTGATGAACCACGAGCCGCGGGCGTAGTAGAGCAGCGGCGTGTCGCAGCGCCAGCAGA includes:
- a CDS encoding isoleucine--tRNA ligase, producing the protein MAGSRFREVKPGLHFPELESRVLESWRTRDIFRRSMEARKGCPPFVFLEGPPTANGKPGVHHILARVMKDAFCRYKAMMGHYVQRKGGWDTHGLPVEIEVEKRLGLDGKKQIEAFGIREFVEECKRSVFEYETDWRRTTERIGFWVDMDDPYITLTNSYIESVWSILRRFWDAGLLYQGHKVVPYCPRCGTALSSHEVAQGYREVADPSLYVRFRLEDEPNTSFLVWTTTPWTLPSNVALAVDPDADYARVEVGGETLILANALVNRVLGEREDARVAGTVRGSELVGVRYEPMFQFTTPDKPAHYVVAGDFVTLDDGTGIVHIAPAFGQDDYEVARRNDLPLVQLVDTEGKFTPEAEPWAGVFVKDADPRITQHLMERGVVHKVEEYVHDYPFCWRCDTPLLYYARGSWFIKTTAYKDRMVELNDSVRWYPDHIRRGRFGDWLDNNVDWAVSRERYWGTPLPIWRCTDCNRTLCVGSESELRELAPDAPADLEFHRPYIDAVEFPCPECSGTMRRIPEVADAWLDSGCAHTAQWHAPFENEERRAASYPADFISEAIDQTRGWFYSLLATGAFLYDDVAYRNCLCLELVLGADGQKMSKSRGNAVDPNRVLDRQGADAARWYFYTVAPPWQRRVFGEDAVSDVVKGFLGTLYNVYGFFVLYANADGVDPQSGAPAPKSRPLMDRWILSRFHSTVRKVRTEMEDYQITQATRALEEFVDDLSNWYVRRCRDRFWGTGASDDDSEERAHRAFWNVERDKLAAFGTLHDVLVGVATLLAPFAPFLAEEIYGNLVTSLDPAAPESVHFVDYPEPDESLIDADLERSMELARKVVRMGLAARNDRKIRVRQPLSRIVVGGLTDDERHALTSLLATVLDELNVKSVEWGDRLEDYAEFTVKANFRTLGPKFGKAVQAIARELGSGTDPVSLRSKLAANGEVRLSIDGAEYVVASDDVDIRLEGREPFAVVQEDEAFVALDTAISDDLRLEGLARELVNRIQTMRKEAGFHIADRIVLTVQSAGDVAQAFARFRDYVVAETLTARVDESPSSDAFVKEHSLGEHAATLSVERVAESSGGPGNPLPSGRG